A stretch of Fundicoccus culcitae DNA encodes these proteins:
- a CDS encoding M20 metallopeptidase family protein, producing the protein MLENKIKHEVDKIYDEMVSWRRTLHQYPELSFKEYETSEFIFNKLNEFGVDKFERLSETAVVALINGAKGDGKCIAIRADIDALPVEEKTDYEFASKNPNKMHACGHDGHTSMLLGTSKILTENRDLFKGSVKVIFQHGEELFPGGAVSLVEQGVMENPKVDAIICAHIVPDKDSGAIRIKSGDVSIGCDLVNITITGQSGHGSRPHEGKDAITAASQYILAIQQIVSRYTNPKEQVVLSVGTLKAGTAVNIIADKAELSLNLRTFDLKTLEIAKQKLFDIAKGLEIATGCKFDLDYVVGYQGVRNNQNIVDLVAESTKKYLGEDAVQIGDFDLGSDDFSYYMNATNTPGAYYFLLSGYETESPYPNHHGRFTWKEEAMKTGVVSYLASALEFLNN; encoded by the coding sequence ATGTTAGAAAATAAAATCAAACATGAAGTTGATAAAATTTACGATGAAATGGTTTCTTGGAGAAGAACATTACATCAATATCCTGAACTTAGTTTTAAAGAATATGAAACTTCAGAATTCATTTTTAATAAGCTAAATGAATTTGGTGTTGATAAATTTGAACGTTTAAGTGAAACGGCTGTTGTTGCACTAATCAATGGTGCTAAAGGTGATGGAAAGTGTATTGCTATTCGTGCTGACATTGATGCATTGCCCGTTGAAGAAAAAACGGATTATGAGTTTGCTTCAAAAAATCCAAATAAAATGCATGCATGTGGTCACGATGGACATACTTCAATGTTATTAGGGACTTCAAAAATACTAACTGAAAATCGTGATTTATTTAAAGGAAGTGTTAAAGTTATTTTTCAACATGGAGAAGAACTATTCCCTGGAGGAGCAGTAAGTCTAGTTGAACAAGGTGTTATGGAAAATCCTAAAGTCGATGCAATTATTTGTGCCCATATTGTTCCAGATAAAGATTCTGGTGCTATCAGAATCAAATCTGGCGATGTAAGTATTGGTTGTGACTTAGTTAATATTACTATCACCGGTCAAAGTGGTCATGGTTCAAGACCTCATGAAGGGAAAGATGCTATTACTGCTGCAAGTCAATACATTCTTGCTATCCAACAAATCGTAAGCCGCTACACCAATCCAAAAGAACAAGTTGTTTTAAGCGTCGGAACTTTAAAAGCTGGAACAGCAGTAAATATCATTGCTGATAAAGCTGAATTGTCTTTAAATCTAAGAACATTTGATCTAAAAACACTAGAAATAGCTAAACAAAAATTATTTGATATTGCAAAAGGTCTTGAAATAGCTACAGGATGTAAATTTGACTTAGATTATGTTGTAGGATATCAAGGCGTTAGAAATAATCAAAATATTGTAGATTTAGTAGCCGAATCAACAAAAAAATATCTAGGTGAAGATGCTGTACAAATTGGTGATTTTGATTTAGGAAGCGATGATTTTAGCTATTACATGAATGCGACCAATACACCAGGTGCTTATTACTTCTTATTATCTGGATATGAAACTGAAAGTCCCTATCCAAACCATCATGGCAGATTTACTTGGAAAGAAGAAGCGATGAAAACAGGTGTAGTTAGTTACTTAGCTTCAGCACTTGAGTTTTTAAATAATTAA
- a CDS encoding carbohydrate ABC transporter permease, producing the protein MTKNKSNLGTYIFLIFMSIIFAFPFYFLIVSATNTSVDVTSGSLSFGSNLIENWRALTSQTDLVNAFKNSAIIAFWQTTLALFLGSLAGYGFEIYRTKVTDGIFNFLMTSMMIPFAAIIIPLFQLFGFFSNINPNIGINSYMSAFLPYISTAFLIFFFRQNTKMFSKELLEAGRIDGLSELGLFFRIYMPTMKNTFAAAAIITFMNSWNNYLWPLVTLLTPDKQTIPLLLSNLGSSYAPDYGMMMLAILLSMIPTLIIFFTLQKYFVAGMLGSVK; encoded by the coding sequence ATGACTAAAAATAAAAGCAATCTTGGTACCTATATCTTTTTAATCTTTATGTCAATCATCTTTGCTTTCCCATTTTACTTCTTAATTGTTAGTGCGACTAACACCAGTGTCGATGTTACCAGTGGAAGTTTGTCGTTTGGCTCTAACTTAATTGAGAACTGGCGTGCGTTAACTAGTCAAACGGATTTGGTGAATGCTTTTAAAAACTCAGCTATCATCGCTTTTTGGCAAACAACCTTAGCCTTATTTCTAGGGTCGTTAGCCGGGTATGGCTTTGAAATCTATCGAACGAAGGTAACCGATGGCATTTTCAATTTTCTAATGACATCCATGATGATTCCATTTGCAGCCATAATTATTCCATTGTTTCAATTATTTGGTTTCTTTAGTAATATCAACCCAAATATCGGAATAAATTCATATATGTCTGCCTTTTTACCTTATATATCAACGGCCTTTCTCATATTTTTCTTTAGACAAAACACAAAGATGTTCTCAAAGGAATTATTGGAAGCGGGTCGGATAGATGGACTCAGTGAACTAGGGTTATTTTTTAGAATCTATATGCCGACCATGAAGAATACTTTTGCTGCAGCTGCTATTATTACATTTATGAACAGCTGGAACAATTACCTATGGCCGTTAGTTACCTTATTGACCCCAGATAAACAAACCATCCCATTACTGCTCTCAAACTTAGGTTCAAGTTATGCACCAGATTATGGAATGATGATGTTAGCCATCTTGCTATCGATGATCCCTACCTTGATTATCTTCTTTACCTTACAAAAATACTTTGTGGCTGGAATGTTGGGTTCAGTTAAATAA
- a CDS encoding CPBP family intramembrane glutamic endopeptidase: MNLFVSMLASSALQLVVFNVIPFVWWLVTARNEVNFFEWIGLKKVQSDDKPNLLRMIALVSVVYLLVALFMLYLVRGAQTATSVFEGQGWRALPAGLVYAFLNTALPEEMLFRGFLLKRLAAKVGGLKANFIQALLFGLLHGLMFYKAVGFGAVVAIVIFTGSIGWFMGYINEEAAGGSILPSWLIHGISNTFSAILAMFSMI, encoded by the coding sequence TTGAACTTGTTTGTTAGTATGTTGGCGTCAAGTGCCTTGCAATTAGTTGTTTTCAATGTGATTCCTTTTGTGTGGTGGTTGGTGACCGCCCGAAATGAAGTGAATTTTTTTGAGTGGATTGGGTTGAAGAAAGTTCAAAGCGATGATAAGCCCAATCTATTGCGGATGATTGCTTTAGTATCGGTGGTGTATTTATTAGTTGCCTTGTTTATGTTGTACCTAGTGAGAGGGGCACAGACTGCTACGTCCGTTTTTGAAGGGCAAGGATGGAGGGCTTTGCCTGCTGGCTTAGTCTATGCATTTTTGAATACCGCTTTACCAGAAGAAATGCTATTTCGAGGCTTTCTTCTCAAGCGTTTAGCCGCAAAAGTCGGTGGATTAAAGGCGAACTTCATTCAAGCGTTATTATTTGGTCTACTACATGGGCTTATGTTTTATAAGGCGGTTGGGTTTGGTGCGGTTGTGGCCATCGTTATTTTTACGGGCTCGATTGGTTGGTTTATGGGTTACATTAATGAAGAGGCTGCTGGTGGATCTATCTTACCGAGTTGGTTGATTCATGGTATATCAAATACTTTTTCAGCCATCTTAGCTATGTTTTCGATGATTTAA
- a CDS encoding ABC transporter substrate-binding protein, whose amino-acid sequence MKKFLKLFAVVALLFNVGGFASQKVDAQEEITVWAWDPQFNIRAFEIARDIYLEENPDFNLNIVESAQDDIVARLNTSLSSGVTVGLPNIVLIEDYRAASFLQSYPDAFYPLTDYFNAEDFAPYKVEATSLDGVNYGVPFDTGVTGLYIRVDLLEEAGYTLDDVTDITWNELIEVGQGIYDATGVKLLSMDLNDLGLLRAMINASGVWYTEEDGLTPNIANNDALKEAFVTFKTMNDAGLVNIHNDWAQMLQAFNTGVVATVPQGNWITPSITAAEDQAGLWAVVPWPRQDIEGSVNASNLGGSSVYVLNVEGAEQAAEFVGAIIGGNEEFYRSIMNEIGALGTYLPLLETDAYDIEVDYFGGQKIYADFAEWSGEIPATNYGSHTYAIEDIMKNALQQYLSGSDIDEVFNAAQQQAENQLQ is encoded by the coding sequence TTGAAAAAATTTTTAAAGCTTTTCGCTGTCGTTGCTTTACTGTTTAATGTTGGAGGGTTTGCTAGTCAAAAGGTTGATGCACAAGAGGAAATTACGGTATGGGCGTGGGATCCACAGTTTAATATTAGAGCATTCGAAATAGCCAGAGATATTTATTTAGAGGAGAATCCCGATTTTAATTTAAATATCGTTGAAAGTGCGCAAGATGACATTGTTGCTCGTTTAAATACATCATTAAGTTCTGGCGTAACAGTTGGGTTGCCAAATATTGTGTTGATTGAAGACTATCGTGCTGCTAGCTTTTTACAATCTTACCCTGATGCTTTTTATCCATTGACAGATTACTTTAATGCCGAAGATTTTGCCCCATATAAAGTAGAAGCAACGTCACTTGATGGTGTCAATTACGGCGTGCCATTTGATACTGGTGTAACGGGATTATATATTCGCGTTGATTTATTAGAAGAAGCTGGATACACCCTTGATGATGTTACAGATATTACTTGGAATGAGTTGATTGAAGTTGGACAAGGTATTTACGATGCCACAGGGGTTAAATTATTATCCATGGATTTAAATGACTTAGGTCTTTTACGGGCAATGATTAATGCGAGTGGCGTTTGGTATACCGAGGAAGATGGTCTAACACCAAATATTGCGAACAATGATGCCTTAAAAGAAGCTTTCGTTACTTTCAAAACGATGAACGATGCCGGATTAGTTAATATTCATAATGACTGGGCTCAAATGTTACAAGCCTTCAATACGGGCGTTGTTGCCACTGTTCCTCAGGGTAACTGGATAACACCATCAATTACAGCAGCAGAAGATCAAGCTGGATTATGGGCTGTTGTGCCATGGCCTCGTCAAGATATCGAAGGATCAGTGAATGCATCAAACTTAGGTGGTTCATCTGTTTATGTACTAAATGTTGAAGGTGCAGAGCAAGCGGCTGAATTTGTTGGTGCAATTATTGGTGGCAATGAAGAATTTTATCGTTCAATCATGAATGAGATTGGTGCGTTAGGGACGTATTTACCATTGCTTGAAACAGATGCCTATGATATTGAAGTTGATTACTTTGGTGGGCAAAAAATTTATGCTGATTTTGCCGAATGGTCTGGTGAAATCCCAGCGACAAATTATGGTTCTCACACATATGCCATCGAAGATATTATGAAAAATGCCTTACAACAATACTTAAGTGGTAGCGATATTGACGAAGTCTTTAATGCAGCTCAACAACAAGCTGAAAACCAATTACAATAA
- a CDS encoding sugar O-acetyltransferase: MDIFDKMKSGEIYNPGEADLLEMQVKANQLIFDYNHTPLTERGKRQTLIKEIFASVGENITIETPFHANWGLNTSLGSNFYANFNMTLVDDADITIGDLVKFGPNVVLTTASHPIDPDLRRQSLQFNRPIVIGDNVWIGANVVVFGGVSIGENSVIGAGSVVTKDVPANVVAFGNPCKVIRPVDA, translated from the coding sequence ATGGATATTTTTGATAAAATGAAATCTGGCGAGATATATAATCCAGGTGAGGCGGATTTGCTGGAAATGCAAGTCAAGGCTAACCAACTGATTTTTGATTACAATCATACGCCGTTAACCGAACGTGGCAAACGTCAAACACTGATTAAGGAAATTTTTGCTTCTGTGGGTGAAAATATCACCATTGAAACACCCTTTCATGCTAATTGGGGCTTGAACACGAGCTTAGGCAGTAACTTTTATGCGAATTTTAATATGACTTTGGTGGATGATGCGGATATTACGATTGGAGATTTGGTGAAGTTTGGACCAAATGTTGTGTTAACGACTGCTAGTCATCCAATTGATCCTGATTTAAGACGTCAGTCGCTACAATTTAATCGACCAATCGTTATTGGAGACAATGTTTGGATTGGTGCCAATGTCGTTGTTTTTGGTGGTGTCAGTATTGGTGAAAATAGTGTTATTGGAGCTGGTAGTGTGGTAACTAAGGATGTTCCGGCAAATGTGGTGGCTTTTGGGAATCCTTGTAAGGTCATTCGTCCCGTTGATGCATAA
- a CDS encoding carbohydrate ABC transporter permease → MYMSNSKRNKVMGLLFIALPTLLIILFYFYPMFRSFLLSLQSGMGVNLEFVGLDNYRRLMNDPVFRQAFSNTIIFLIFQVPIMVVLAMYFAVLLNKKTLKLRGLFRTIVFLPSVTSLVAYSLVFKYLFSNTGIINQFLLSINIIDSPIMWLSDPVLAKVVIIIAITWRWTGYNMIFFLSALQNIDPSIYEAADIDGANSRQQFFKITAPLLKPVILFTSVTSTIGTLQLFDETMNITQGGPGNATLTVSQYIYDLSFKYTPDFGYASAVSFVIAVVIIILSAIQMKVGNRDD, encoded by the coding sequence ATGTATATGAGTAATAGTAAAAGAAATAAAGTTATGGGTTTGTTATTTATTGCACTTCCTACTTTATTAATTATTTTATTCTATTTTTACCCGATGTTTAGATCCTTTTTACTATCATTACAAAGTGGGATGGGTGTCAATTTAGAGTTTGTTGGCTTAGATAATTATCGGCGTTTGATGAATGATCCGGTATTTAGACAAGCTTTTAGCAATACGATTATTTTCTTAATATTCCAAGTACCCATCATGGTAGTATTAGCTATGTATTTTGCCGTTTTATTAAACAAAAAAACATTGAAACTAAGAGGGTTGTTTAGAACCATCGTATTTTTACCATCTGTTACATCACTTGTTGCCTATTCATTAGTATTTAAATATTTATTTTCGAACACAGGTATTATCAACCAGTTTCTACTTTCTATTAATATAATTGATTCACCCATCATGTGGTTATCGGATCCTGTATTAGCAAAAGTTGTTATTATTATTGCTATTACTTGGCGTTGGACAGGCTACAATATGATTTTCTTCTTATCTGCCTTGCAAAATATTGATCCAAGTATTTATGAAGCAGCGGATATTGATGGCGCTAATAGCAGACAACAATTTTTCAAAATAACAGCGCCACTTTTGAAACCAGTTATATTATTTACGAGTGTTACGTCAACAATAGGAACGTTACAATTATTCGATGAAACGATGAATATTACCCAAGGTGGTCCAGGTAATGCAACCTTAACCGTTTCTCAATATATTTATGATTTAAGCTTTAAGTATACGCCTGATTTTGGCTATGCCTCTGCGGTTTCATTTGTTATTGCCGTAGTTATCATAATTCTTTCAGCTATTCAAATGAAAGTAGGTAATCGCGATGACTAA
- a CDS encoding glycoside hydrolase family 2 TIM barrel-domain containing protein, translating to MLLTNYFEDLQTFHVNTLPRRNYFVPFTSFDAAKTTLDRRQSEAYTDLNGTWNFHYFENVRLIDQPYWLAEHKSDLSYRQIPVPSCWQLEGYGQIQYTNTEYPIPYDPPYVPYDNPAGLYKRTFEINDLSKGEAYHLNFEGVDSAFYVWVNDTFIGYSQISHSNQEFDITAALKVGENQLSVLVLQWSDGTYFEDQDKFRYSGIFRDVYLLKRQANRINHFQVTPDVAADLQTGTIALDIVDAENVDTIKVSLFDPAGDLIEERELPATGKTSFEIKQPQLWNAEVPQLYVLVVQAGEEFYRQEVGLRKVEIKNKQLYINHQSVKLVGVNHHDTHPNTGATVSLANQIHDLEQMKLYNFNAIRTAHYPKTAEFYELTDRMGFYVMSEADVETHGVVDLYGLGGNANYNMIADDPQFAASFVDRMDASIVPFYNYSSIIIWSAGNESGYGVGIEDMLRHARALDPNRPLHYEAYWYRDRSIDFNDEYIDMYSRMYPSVAEIDELYFKDGIDRPFILCEYIHAMGNGPGDIKEYYDYMMSKDEFIGAFVWEWADHAVNIRRRYSDDVVYHYGGDHGEYPHAGNFCMDGLVYPDRQPHTAVLEHRQIFRRVMLTHANIEAMEFTFKNLYDFVNAGEKVALFVEFYDEKGILLTTTEVTDFDIAPLSEATFKIQTPPQLNTPVGSLRFVTKMVNAGEFNGAELGFDQVILKEFESDLSLSHVSKTIRVEETLGDFVVHIDNDTVAFSKRNGAISQIIRNGNKALIKPGSWTIWRAPIDNDRNIKKEWYQANYDRAVTRIHSFDYVEAVDAHVITFKGVINSVARQTIINMEFKWFIYRDGTIYLDMDAAKNPIMPFLPRFALLLPLSRNYDRVQYYGNGPYESYEDKHHASYLATFKGELLDFYEPYVTPQENGSHNFVRELSLTNFYEGGTLAFTSATPFSFNVSDFSAEQLTETTHRDELLNEDVTYLHLDLKQSGLGSNACGPELAEAYRFNDAEFTFDLSIFLN from the coding sequence ATGTTATTAACCAATTATTTTGAAGATTTACAAACTTTTCATGTAAATACCTTGCCGCGTCGTAATTATTTTGTGCCTTTTACTTCGTTCGATGCAGCTAAAACGACTTTAGACCGTCGGCAGTCAGAGGCTTATACGGATTTAAATGGTACATGGAATTTTCACTACTTTGAGAATGTGCGATTGATTGACCAACCTTATTGGTTAGCCGAGCATAAGAGTGATTTATCTTATCGTCAAATTCCGGTACCCAGTTGCTGGCAACTAGAAGGTTACGGACAAATTCAGTATACTAACACGGAATATCCGATTCCTTATGATCCACCCTATGTGCCTTATGACAATCCTGCCGGTTTGTATAAACGGACCTTTGAAATCAACGACCTGTCAAAAGGTGAAGCCTATCATTTAAATTTTGAAGGGGTGGACTCTGCTTTTTATGTATGGGTCAATGATACGTTTATTGGCTATTCGCAAATTTCACATAGCAATCAAGAATTTGATATTACGGCCGCTTTAAAAGTCGGTGAAAATCAACTTTCCGTTTTAGTGCTGCAATGGAGTGACGGGACTTACTTTGAAGACCAGGATAAATTTAGATATAGCGGCATTTTTAGAGACGTCTATTTATTAAAACGTCAAGCTAACCGAATCAATCACTTTCAAGTAACGCCGGATGTAGCAGCTGATTTACAAACGGGAACCATTGCATTAGATATTGTTGATGCAGAAAATGTCGATACGATTAAAGTTAGTCTCTTCGATCCTGCTGGTGACTTGATAGAAGAGCGTGAACTGCCAGCAACCGGAAAAACGTCCTTTGAAATCAAACAACCCCAATTATGGAACGCAGAAGTGCCGCAGTTGTATGTATTAGTGGTTCAAGCAGGTGAAGAATTTTACCGGCAAGAAGTGGGACTGCGTAAGGTTGAAATTAAAAACAAGCAGTTGTACATTAATCATCAATCGGTGAAGTTGGTTGGGGTCAACCATCACGATACGCATCCGAATACAGGTGCGACGGTTAGTTTGGCCAATCAGATTCATGACCTTGAACAAATGAAATTGTATAATTTCAATGCGATTCGGACGGCACATTATCCTAAGACGGCAGAGTTTTATGAATTAACTGACCGGATGGGTTTTTATGTGATGAGTGAAGCCGATGTGGAAACGCATGGGGTCGTTGATTTATATGGTCTTGGTGGCAATGCTAACTATAATATGATTGCTGATGATCCACAATTTGCAGCGAGTTTTGTTGACCGGATGGATGCAAGCATCGTGCCGTTTTATAATTATTCGTCCATTATCATTTGGTCCGCTGGGAATGAGTCGGGCTATGGTGTTGGTATTGAGGACATGTTGCGTCACGCCCGCGCTTTAGATCCCAATCGTCCCCTACACTATGAAGCTTATTGGTATCGTGATCGTTCCATTGATTTTAATGATGAGTATATTGATATGTATAGCCGGATGTATCCATCGGTGGCTGAAATTGATGAACTGTATTTCAAAGACGGCATTGATCGACCATTCATTTTGTGTGAATACATTCACGCTATGGGTAATGGTCCTGGTGATATTAAAGAATATTACGATTATATGATGTCCAAAGATGAATTTATTGGCGCTTTTGTGTGGGAATGGGCTGATCATGCGGTGAATATTAGACGTCGGTATAGTGATGATGTAGTTTATCATTATGGTGGCGACCATGGCGAGTACCCACATGCCGGCAATTTCTGTATGGATGGCCTCGTTTATCCTGACCGCCAACCACACACTGCTGTTTTAGAACACCGCCAAATTTTTAGACGCGTCATGCTGACCCATGCGAATATTGAAGCTATGGAATTTACCTTTAAAAACTTATACGACTTTGTCAATGCAGGTGAAAAAGTGGCGCTATTCGTGGAGTTTTATGATGAAAAAGGGATCTTACTCACAACAACAGAGGTAACGGATTTTGACATCGCTCCTTTAAGTGAGGCCACCTTTAAAATCCAAACCCCACCCCAACTAAATACCCCTGTCGGTAGCTTGCGCTTCGTAACAAAGATGGTTAACGCAGGTGAATTTAATGGCGCTGAACTTGGGTTTGACCAAGTGATTCTTAAAGAGTTTGAATCAGATTTGAGTCTAAGCCATGTTTCTAAAACTATCCGCGTTGAGGAGACTTTGGGTGATTTTGTCGTCCATATTGATAATGATACGGTTGCTTTCAGCAAACGCAATGGGGCTATTAGCCAAATCATACGTAATGGCAATAAAGCTTTGATCAAACCCGGTTCTTGGACCATTTGGCGTGCGCCGATTGACAATGACCGAAATATTAAAAAAGAATGGTACCAAGCCAACTACGACCGCGCCGTTACACGAATCCATAGCTTTGATTACGTAGAAGCAGTCGATGCCCACGTGATAACATTCAAAGGAGTTATTAATTCGGTCGCTCGCCAAACTATCATTAACATGGAGTTTAAATGGTTCATTTATCGTGATGGCACCATTTATTTAGATATGGATGCAGCTAAAAATCCTATCATGCCATTCTTACCGCGTTTTGCCTTGTTGTTACCATTAAGCCGTAACTATGACCGTGTGCAATACTATGGCAACGGACCTTACGAAAGTTACGAAGATAAACACCACGCCAGTTACTTAGCAACCTTTAAAGGTGAACTATTAGATTTCTATGAACCTTATGTGACACCACAAGAAAACGGCAGCCACAATTTTGTGCGCGAACTTTCGCTAACTAACTTCTATGAAGGAGGCACCCTAGCGTTCACTAGCGCCACCCCGTTTTCATTTAATGTCTCAGATTTTTCAGCCGAACAGCTAACGGAAACCACGCATCGAGATGAATTACTGAATGAAGACGTCACATACTTGCATCTAGACCTCAAACAAAGCGGTTTAGGCAGCAACGCCTGTGGCCCTGAACTCGCTGAAGCTTACCGCTTCAATGACGCAGAGTTTACCTTCGACCTTTCCATCTTCCTCAACTAA
- a CDS encoding AraC family transcriptional regulator yields the protein MKELWKYFEKNDHDISIDECGIQHFFPSQAYAYNTYQNFIIHYIESGSGIYEVNDQRYELGAGDGFIIRRGTKVNYYANHDDPWKYYWVGLNGRHLDGYIKLTTLNSGSVIHFPEDSQSSKTIKDICVFTKDYFDTPNNMVWYKYKVYELIWALTTEFQDKDHTLELPQRNYEEVALDYIQSNYTKRMTITDVANYIGISRSYLYRLFKHKYEVSPQEYLQDKRLKTAKKLLQNQDLSVNEVAYSVGYDNQLLFSKNFKKKFGMSPTHYRQIINQKQEV from the coding sequence ATGAAAGAATTATGGAAATACTTCGAAAAAAATGATCATGATATCAGTATCGATGAATGTGGAATTCAACATTTCTTTCCCAGTCAAGCTTATGCTTATAACACCTATCAAAACTTCATTATCCATTATATCGAATCGGGCAGCGGTATTTATGAAGTCAACGACCAACGTTATGAATTAGGCGCTGGGGATGGATTTATTATTCGACGTGGAACCAAAGTTAATTATTATGCCAATCACGACGACCCTTGGAAATATTATTGGGTGGGTTTAAATGGCCGACATTTAGACGGTTATATCAAACTTACCACCTTAAATTCCGGGTCCGTCATTCATTTTCCTGAAGACAGCCAATCTAGTAAAACAATTAAGGATATTTGTGTTTTTACAAAAGATTATTTTGATACGCCCAACAACATGGTCTGGTATAAATATAAGGTATATGAACTTATTTGGGCACTAACCACTGAATTTCAAGATAAAGACCACACACTCGAACTACCACAACGCAATTACGAGGAGGTGGCATTAGATTACATCCAGTCCAACTATACTAAACGGATGACCATCACAGACGTCGCTAACTATATTGGTATTAGCCGAAGTTATCTCTATCGGTTATTCAAACATAAATATGAAGTATCCCCACAAGAGTATTTGCAAGATAAACGTCTGAAAACTGCCAAAAAACTTCTCCAAAACCAAGATCTCAGTGTTAATGAAGTGGCTTATTCCGTTGGCTATGATAACCAACTCCTCTTCTCTAAAAATTTCAAGAAGAAGTTCGGCATGAGTCCCACCCATTATCGCCAAATAATTAATCAGAAGCAAGAGGTGTGA